In a genomic window of Choristoneura fumiferana chromosome 19, NRCan_CFum_1, whole genome shotgun sequence:
- the LOC141438565 gene encoding uncharacterized protein: MGTSRGRRARAGGRLVPRLRGPARAGGARECVARRATRSRAPHEHAHAHAQNAKRAVLATKSRRPPPPAHNTPNNKNSRLKKGMKTAKQRLGKILKIHKMIC; this comes from the exons GACGAGTCGTggtcgccgcgcgcgcgccggtgGCCGGCTGGTGCCGCGGCTGCGCGGGCCCGCGCGCGCCGGCGGCGCCCGCGAGTGCGTGGCGCGCCGCGCTACACGCAGCCGCGCACCACACGAAcatgcgcacgcgcacgcgcag AACGCGAAAAGAGCCGTGCTCGCGACAAAGAGCAggcggccgccgccgcccgcgcacaACACGCCAAATAACAAGA ATTCAAGACTGAAAAAGGGTATGAAGACAGCCAAACAGCGGCTCGGCAAGATCCTCAAGATTCACAAAATGATATGTTAG